From Andrena cerasifolii isolate SP2316 chromosome 12, iyAndCera1_principal, whole genome shotgun sequence, a single genomic window includes:
- the LOC143375034 gene encoding protein Fer3 isoform X1 produces MSYTEPLWEINGNQAPVITADMSQYVSGELGSYPVWDSSVLYQAPPPTHPHVNDHGLYRQPCALLHQSRYTSNGRSPNLPSSTSKKPRRRVATVSQRRAANIRERRRMFNLNEAFDKLRRKVPTFAYEKRLSRIETLRLAITYIAFMGELLGIEPSSPKPEYIPREYYLPN; encoded by the exons ATGAGCTACACCGAACCGCTGTGGGAGATTAATGGAAATCAAGCACCA GTGATTACAGCGGACATGTCGCAATACGTGAGCGGGGAGCTCGGAAGCTATCCTGTGTGGGACAGTTCCGTTCTGTACCAAGCACCGCCGCCCACGCACCCCCATGTAAATGATCACGGATTGTACAGGCAGCCTTGCGCGCTGCTGCACCAGAG TCGGTACACGTCTAATGGGAGATCCCCGAATCTTCCGTCGTCCACCAGCAAAAAGCCGAGACGCCGCGTGGCCACTGTTTCGCAAAGAAGAGCCGCGAATATCCGCGAGAGACGCAGGATGTTCAATCTGAACGAAGCTTTCGACAAGTTGCGCAGAAAA GTACCGACTTTCGCGTACGAGAAACGGCTCTCCAGGATCGAAACCCTGCGCTTGGCGATCACTTACATCGCATTCATGGGGGAGTTGCTTGGAATCGAGCCGAGCAGTCCAAAGCCAGAGTACATCCCCAGGGAATATTACTTGCCGAACTAA
- the LOC143375034 gene encoding protein Fer3 isoform X2, translating into MSQYVSGELGSYPVWDSSVLYQAPPPTHPHVNDHGLYRQPCALLHQSRYTSNGRSPNLPSSTSKKPRRRVATVSQRRAANIRERRRMFNLNEAFDKLRRKVPTFAYEKRLSRIETLRLAITYIAFMGELLGIEPSSPKPEYIPREYYLPN; encoded by the exons ATGTCGCAATACGTGAGCGGGGAGCTCGGAAGCTATCCTGTGTGGGACAGTTCCGTTCTGTACCAAGCACCGCCGCCCACGCACCCCCATGTAAATGATCACGGATTGTACAGGCAGCCTTGCGCGCTGCTGCACCAGAG TCGGTACACGTCTAATGGGAGATCCCCGAATCTTCCGTCGTCCACCAGCAAAAAGCCGAGACGCCGCGTGGCCACTGTTTCGCAAAGAAGAGCCGCGAATATCCGCGAGAGACGCAGGATGTTCAATCTGAACGAAGCTTTCGACAAGTTGCGCAGAAAA GTACCGACTTTCGCGTACGAGAAACGGCTCTCCAGGATCGAAACCCTGCGCTTGGCGATCACTTACATCGCATTCATGGGGGAGTTGCTTGGAATCGAGCCGAGCAGTCCAAAGCCAGAGTACATCCCCAGGGAATATTACTTGCCGAACTAA
- the Cuta gene encoding cutA divalent cation tolerance homolog, with protein MSLSPCKSIFGLLMLFCFSRVINANIYRNMSSLAGLHSVAYVTVPTQEVAKKLAHGLVKNKLAACVNIVPGITSVYEWKNEINEDSELLMMIKTRTDTVDALTKYVKENHPYEVCEVISLPIQNGNEKYLHWISEVVPPIDRSSEK; from the exons ATGTCGCTCTCACCGTGCAAATCAATCTTTGGATTACTTATGCTCTTTTGTTTCAGCAGAGTTATTAACGCtaatatttatagaaatatGAGCAGCCTCGCAGGACTTCATTCCGTGGCGTACGTTACTGTCCCTACGCAAGAAGTCGCTAAGAAATTGGCCCA TGGTTTGGTGAAGAATAAATTGGCCGCGTGCGTTAATATCGTACCAGGGATCACGTCGGT GTACGAGTGGAAGAATGAAATTAACGAGGACAGTGAGCTTCTAATG ATGATAAAAACTAGAACTGATACTGTGGATGCTTTGACCAAATACGTCAA AGAGAACCATCCGTACGAAGTCTGCGAAGTAATTTCTTTACCT ATTCAAAATGGGAATGAGAAGTACCTCCACTGGATCAGTGAAGTAGTTCCACCTATCGATCGAAGCAGTGAAAAGTAG
- the Uhrf1 gene encoding ubiquitin-like with PHD and ring finger domains 1 — translation MYVKVRTMDGKQEAILTISKLTEVKDLKHEIENELNVKVELQRLFFRGKQLENGYKLHDYNVNVNNVIQVMMRIKVDDEESIASSSSSESSSSANTVAATTTSTATTNESNSEREDASENETLVEAESLYYKIGDAVDCLDQTYGAWFEGIILKIFKKDDKLLYNVQWEFDDKAPPFNVSESSVRPRARRLIQFDALKLGQKVMINYNVDDPKETGLWYDFTILKTDKGRRVQKLTGTLHIGRDQLLENRKVNPNGEIFAIEESKLLAERTLEDEQHMISNGTRRRVQANCNACLDNPHKECRECGCRVCAGKEDEHNLLLCDECNDAYHLRCLNPPLTSIPEEDYWYCLECKNDENEIVKAGDKLKQTKKKTNENSNSKRDWGKGMACVGRTKECSIVPSNHRGPIPGVEVGMCWIYRVQVSEVGVHRPHIAGIHGRESDCAYSIVLSGGYEDDIDNGDEFMYTGSGGRDLSGNKRTAEQSCDQTLTRMNKALALNCNALLDATVGATAEDWRGGLPVRVVRNFKLAKHSKYAPKVGNRYDGIYKVVKYYPDTGKSGFRVWRYLLRRDDPATAPWTEDGKARIAALGFKPMYPDGYLEAMAKNKSNKKRTALVEEINSTASKKKQPPKKKQKREAYELESDVLKFIDEDQGNAKVWNECRTILSEGKTAFLQRVSERFTCPCCLEVVFNPVTTPCAHNVCLSCLKRSFSSGVHYCPSCRYLLEKNYKMEVNQLLLSALLLLYPGYQGGR, via the exons ATGTACGTTAAAGTGAGGACAATGGATGGTAAACAGGAGGCGATATTGACTATCTCTAAGTTGACTGAGGTGAAGGACTTAAAG CATGAGATTGAAAACGAGTTGAACGTGAAGGTTGAATTACAAAGGTTGTTCTTTCGTGGGAAGCAGCTGGAGAACGGTTATAAGCTTCACGATTATAATGTCAATGTGAACAATGTAATTCAGGTAATGATGAGAATAAAAGTCGACGACGAGGAAAGTATAGCTAGCTCCAGCAGCAGCGAAAGTAGCAGTAGCGCCAATACGGTCGCCGCTACTACTACCTCCACCGCTACTACCAATGAGTCTAATTCTGAGAGAGAAGACGCGAGCGAAAATGAAACGTTGGTGGAAGCCGAGAGTCTGTATTATAAAATTGGAGACGCCGTGGACTGCCTCGATCAAACTTACGGAGCCTGGTTCGAGGgaataatattgaaaatctttaaGAAAGACGATAAACTTCTTTATAACGTACAATGGGAGTTCGACGACAAAGCTCCGCCTTTCAATGTATCCGAATCGTCCGTGAGACCACGCGCCAGGCGGCTTATACAGTTCGATGCCTTAAAACTGGGTCAGAAAGTGATGATCAATTACAACGTTGATGATCCTAAAGAAACCGGGCTCTGGTACGACTTTACGATATTGAAAACAGATAAGGGGAGAAGGGTACAGAAGCTTACCGGGACACTGCATATCGGAAG GGATCAGCTACTGGAGAATCGCAAAGTAAATCCGAATGGTGAAATTTTCGCGATAGAGGAGTCGAAACTCCTCGCGGAAAGAACCCTGGAGGATGAGCAGCATATGATTAGTAATGGTACACGAAGACGCGTTCAAGCTAATTGTAATGCATGCTTGGATAATCCTCACAAGGAGTGTAGGGAATGCGGTTGCAGAGTCTGTGCTGGGAAAGAGGATGAGCACAATCTTCTATTGTGCGACGAATGTAACGATGCGTATCATTTACGGTGTTTGAATCCTCCGTTAACATCTATACCAGAAGAAGATTACTGGTATTGCCTGGAGTGCAAGAATGACGAGAACGAGATCGTGAAG GCAGGCGATAAACTGAagcagacgaagaagaagacaaATGAGAATAGTAACAGTAAGCGAGACTGGGGTAAAGGAATGGCGTGCGTAGGAAGGACAAAAGAGTGCAGTATTGTCCCGTCCAATCATCGCGGACCCATTCCAGGAGTCGAAGTAGGAATGTGTTGGATATACAGAGTACAG GTATCTGAAGTTGGCGTGCACAGGCCACATATAGCAGGGATTCATGGACGAGAATCAGATTGCGCATATTCTATTGTATTATCTGGTGGTTACGAGGACGACATTGACAATGGCGATGAGTTCATGTATACCGGCTCTGGAGGAAGGGACTTATCAG GTAACAAAAGAACAGCCGAACAAAGCTGCGACCAAACATTAACTCGAATGAATAAAGCGTTAGCTTTAAATTGCAATGCCCTGCTGGATGCAACAGTCGGTGCTACAGCTGAAGATTGGAGAGGCGGTTTACCTGTAAGAGTCGTAAGGAACTTCAAGCTCGCTAAACATAGTAAATACGCACCGAAAGTAGGCAACAG GTACGATGGTATATACAAGGTAGTGAAGTATTACCCAGACACGGGTAAAAGTGGCTTCCGTGTTTGGCGATACTTATTAAGAAGGGATGATCCTGCaacagcgccatggaccgaagACGGCAAAGCAAGAATAGCTGCGCTTGGCTTCAAACCGATGTACCCAGACGGATACTTGGAAGCGATGGCGAAGAATAAATCGAACAAGAAACGAACCGCCCTCGTGGAGGAAATTAATTCCACTGCCTCGAAGAAGAAGCAACCACCGAAGAAAAAGCAGAAACGCGAAGCTTATGAATTAGAAAGCGACGTGTTGAAGTTCATCGACGAGGACCAAGGGAATGCAAAAGTGTGGAACGAATGCCGTACGATCTTATCAGAAGGGAAGACTGCGTTTCTCCAACGCGTTTCAGAAAG ATTCACGTGCCCCTGTTGCTTGGAAGTGGTTTTTAATCCTGTGACTACTCCATGCGCGCACAATGTTTGCCTGAGTTGTTTAAAGCGCAGCTTCTCGTCTGGTGTACACTATTGTCCGTCGTGCCGTTATTTGTTAGAGAAAAATTACAAGATGGAAGTTAACCAGCTCTTATTATCTGCCTTATTATTGCTTTACCCCGGCTACCAGGGTGGCAGATAA
- the Crk gene encoding crk proto-oncogene, adaptor protein isoform X1: protein MLATIFVASARRESFRRTIPEALLILRYIDQQVPFGDHRFCRGIRFAINGGTMAATFDQYDKSSWYFGAMSRQDASDLLMGEKEGGVFLVRDSTSILGDFVLCVREDSKVSHYIINKIQQGDQIRYRIGDQMFPDIPNLLAFYKLHYLDTTPLIRPAPKKTQRVIAKYDFEGNDPDDLPFRKGEILTIISKDEEQWWTARNSLGQTGSVPVPYVQKYEEDNHSVMENNSRPESGGSSAVNSNSVQVASSQMPYPESGQGTTRRANIQRTLPAFAKVKQARVPNAYDKTALKLEVGDVIKVTKTNINGQWEGELHGKVGHFPFTHVEFVDNETGEDNQEI from the exons ATGCTGGCGACCATTTTCGTGGCGAGTGCGCGTCGAGAGAGTTTTCGCAGGACTATTC CAGAGGCGCTCCTGATCCTACGATATATTGATCAACAAGTACCATTCGGCGACCACCGATTTTGTCGAGGGATCCGATTCGCAATTAACGGAGGGACAATGGCTGCTACGTTCGATCAATATGACAAGTCCAG TTGGTACTTCGGTGCAATGTCGCGTCAAGACGCCTCGGATTTGCTGATGGGCGAAAAAGAGGGTGGCGTGTTCTTAGTGCGCGACAGCACGTCGATACTTGGGGATTTTGTTCTATGTGTGCGAGAAGACAGCAAGGTTAGCcattacataataaataaaattcagcaGGGCGATCAAATACGGTATCGGATTGGAGATCAAATGTTTCCTGATATTCCCAACCTTTTGGCTTTTTACAAATTACATTACTTGGACACAACGCCATTGATCAGGCCTGCACCCAAAAAGACACAGAGGGTAATAGCGAAATATGATTTCGAAGGGAACGATCCTGACGACTTGCCTTTCAGGAAAG GTGAAATTCTGACAATTATATCGAAAGACGAGGAGCAATGGTGGACCGCTAGAAACAGCCTCGGTCAAACTGGCTCGGTTCCAGTGCCGTACGTTCAGAAGTACGAAGAGGACAATCACTCGGTCATGGAGAATAATTCACGCCCAGAAAGCGGAGGCAGCTCGGCCGTGAATTCGAACTCCGTGCAGGTCGCCAGTTCGCAAATGCCTTATCCAGAAAGCGGGCAAGGGACCACCCGCAGGGCGAACATCCAGCGAACATTGCCTGCATTTGCGAAAGTGAAGCAGGCGAGGGTGCCGAATGCGTACGACAAGACCGCTCTGAAGCTGGAGGTCGGAGACGTGATAAAAGTAACAAAGACTAACATTAACGGCCAGTGGGAAGGTGAATTGCACGGCAAGGTCGGCCACTTTCCATTCACGCACGTGGAGTTTGTAGATAATGAGACTGGAGAAGACAATCAGGAGATTTAA
- the Crk gene encoding crk proto-oncogene, adaptor protein isoform X2: MAATFDQYDKSSWYFGAMSRQDASDLLMGEKEGGVFLVRDSTSILGDFVLCVREDSKVSHYIINKIQQGDQIRYRIGDQMFPDIPNLLAFYKLHYLDTTPLIRPAPKKTQRVIAKYDFEGNDPDDLPFRKGEILTIISKDEEQWWTARNSLGQTGSVPVPYVQKYEEDNHSVMENNSRPESGGSSAVNSNSVQVASSQMPYPESGQGTTRRANIQRTLPAFAKVKQARVPNAYDKTALKLEVGDVIKVTKTNINGQWEGELHGKVGHFPFTHVEFVDNETGEDNQEI; this comes from the exons ATGGCTGCTACGTTCGATCAATATGACAAGTCCAG TTGGTACTTCGGTGCAATGTCGCGTCAAGACGCCTCGGATTTGCTGATGGGCGAAAAAGAGGGTGGCGTGTTCTTAGTGCGCGACAGCACGTCGATACTTGGGGATTTTGTTCTATGTGTGCGAGAAGACAGCAAGGTTAGCcattacataataaataaaattcagcaGGGCGATCAAATACGGTATCGGATTGGAGATCAAATGTTTCCTGATATTCCCAACCTTTTGGCTTTTTACAAATTACATTACTTGGACACAACGCCATTGATCAGGCCTGCACCCAAAAAGACACAGAGGGTAATAGCGAAATATGATTTCGAAGGGAACGATCCTGACGACTTGCCTTTCAGGAAAG GTGAAATTCTGACAATTATATCGAAAGACGAGGAGCAATGGTGGACCGCTAGAAACAGCCTCGGTCAAACTGGCTCGGTTCCAGTGCCGTACGTTCAGAAGTACGAAGAGGACAATCACTCGGTCATGGAGAATAATTCACGCCCAGAAAGCGGAGGCAGCTCGGCCGTGAATTCGAACTCCGTGCAGGTCGCCAGTTCGCAAATGCCTTATCCAGAAAGCGGGCAAGGGACCACCCGCAGGGCGAACATCCAGCGAACATTGCCTGCATTTGCGAAAGTGAAGCAGGCGAGGGTGCCGAATGCGTACGACAAGACCGCTCTGAAGCTGGAGGTCGGAGACGTGATAAAAGTAACAAAGACTAACATTAACGGCCAGTGGGAAGGTGAATTGCACGGCAAGGTCGGCCACTTTCCATTCACGCACGTGGAGTTTGTAGATAATGAGACTGGAGAAGACAATCAGGAGATTTAA
- the Ampkalpha gene encoding AMP-activated protein kinase alpha subunit isoform X1, with translation MSEKIPSNQPQPIVKIGHYTLGQTLGVGTFGKVKIGEHVLTNHKVAVKILNRQKIKSLDVVGKIRREIQNLKLFRHPHIIKLYQVISTPTDIFMIMEYVSGGELFDYIVKHGKLKEYEARRFFQQIISGVDYCHRHMIVHRDLKPENLLLDHNLHVKIADFGLSNMMMDGEFLRTSCGSPNYAAPEVISGKLYAGPEVDIWSCGIILYALLCGTLPFDDEHVPTLFRKIKSGIFPIPEYLNKTVVSLLCHMLQVDPMKRATIEDIKYMKFYTIHFYISFRLRRSDVPCNDNFISTNHKCRFRFRKHEWFQKDLPTYLFPSPVEQDSSVIDIDAVNEVCEKFNVKEAEVHSALLGGDPHDQLAIAYHLIIDNKRIADEAAKAELKDFYVASSPPPVAFSPNDANNSPLRPHPERIGPLRERQSSQGSTTSQIQGNRGTPVKRAKWHLGIRSQSKPQDIMNEVYRAMKALNFEWKIINTYSVRVRQSNNITDRYSKMSLQLYQVDYKSYLLDFKSLSSEEGEEIGRDPTLPPPQATGHHTMEFFEMCAALITQLAR, from the exons ATGTCGGAAAAGATTCCATCTAATCAACCGCAGCCCATCGTCAAGATAGGCCACTACACACTTGGGCAGACATTGGGCGTTGGAACGTTTGGCAAAGTGAAAA TTGGCGAACATGTATTAACTAATCACAAAGTGGCTGTAAAGATCCTGAATCGTCAGAAGATCAAGAGCCTGGATGTGGTGGGGAAAATTCGAAGGGAGATACAGAATCTTAAGCTATTCAGGCATCCCCATATCATTAAACT GTATCAAGTTATAAGCACACCCACAGATATATTCATGATAATGGAATACGTATCTGGCGGAGAGCTGTTCGACTACATTGTGAAGCACGGCAAGCTTAAAGAATACGAGGCGCGCAGATTCTTCCAGCAAATCATCTCGGGCGTCGACTACTGCCACAGGCACATGATTGTCCACCGTGACTTGAAACCGGAGAATCTCCTGTTAGATCACAATCTACATGTAAAAATAGCAGATTTCG GTTTGTCAAACATGATGATGGACGGAGAATTCTTGCGCACTTCCTGCGGCTCTCCAAACTATGCAGCGCCAGAAGTGATATCGGGTAAACTGTACGCTGGGCCTGAAGTTGATATCTGGTCCTGTGGAATAATTCTGTACGCTCTACTTTGCGGTACTTTGCCATTCGACGATGAACACGTGCCGACGCTCTTTCGGAAAATCAAGT CTGGAATTTTCCCCATTCCTGAGTACCTAAATAAGACCGTTGTTAGTCTTCTGTGTCATATGCTGCAAGTGGATCCCATGAAGAGAGCGACCATCGAAGATatcaagtatatgaaattttatacaattcatttttatatcagcTTCAGGCTTCGGCGCAGCGATGTACCATGTAATGACAATTTTatttcgac TAATCACAAGTGTCGGTTTCGTTTCAGGAAACACGAATGGTTCCAAAAGGATTTACCTACGTATTTATTCCCATCTCCCGTTGAACAAGATTCTTCTGTAATTGATATAGACGCAGTGAATGAAGTCTGCGAGAAGTTTAATGTAAAAGAAGCGGAAGTTCATTCTGCGTTACTAGGTGGAGATCCCCATGATCAATTGGCGATTGCCTATCATCTGATAATTGACAATAAAAGGATCGCAGATGAGGCTGCCAAGGCGGAGCTGAAAGATTTCTACGTGGCCTCTAGCCCGCCTCCTGTCGCTTTCAGCCCGAACGATGCCAACAACAGCCCTCTAAGACCACACCCGGAGAGAATTGGAC CATTGCGAGAGAGACAAAGTTCTCAAGGGAGTACGACGTCCCAGATACAAGGCAATCGTGGTACTCCAGTAAAGCGAGCCAAGTGGCACTTGGGCATCCGATCGCAGTCTAAACCCCAAGATATCATGAACGAAGTTTATCGTGCTATGAAAGCACTCAACTTT GAATGGAAAATTATAAACACCTACAGCGTCAGAGTTCGCCAAAGTAATAATATAACCGATAGGTATAGCAAGATGTCGTTGCAACTGTATCAAGTTGAttataaaagttatttactAGATTTCAAGTCTCTGTCTAGCGAAGAAGGCGAGGAAATAGGGCGAG ATCCTACGCTCCCGCCGCCCCAAGCAACGGGCCACCATACAATGGAATTCTTTGAAATGTGCGCAGCGTTAATCACTCAATTAGCCCGATGA
- the Ampkalpha gene encoding AMP-activated protein kinase alpha subunit isoform X2, whose protein sequence is MSEKIPSNQPQPIVKIGHYTLGQTLGVGTFGKVKIGEHVLTNHKVAVKILNRQKIKSLDVVGKIRREIQNLKLFRHPHIIKLYQVISTPTDIFMIMEYVSGGELFDYIVKHGKLKEYEARRFFQQIISGVDYCHRHMIVHRDLKPENLLLDHNLHVKIADFGLSNMMMDGEFLRTSCGSPNYAAPEVISGKLYAGPEVDIWSCGIILYALLCGTLPFDDEHVPTLFRKIKSGIFPIPEYLNKTVVSLLCHMLQVDPMKRATIEDIKKHEWFQKDLPTYLFPSPVEQDSSVIDIDAVNEVCEKFNVKEAEVHSALLGGDPHDQLAIAYHLIIDNKRIADEAAKAELKDFYVASSPPPVAFSPNDANNSPLRPHPERIGPLRERQSSQGSTTSQIQGNRGTPVKRAKWHLGIRSQSKPQDIMNEVYRAMKALNFEWKIINTYSVRVRQSNNITDRYSKMSLQLYQVDYKSYLLDFKSLSSEEGEEIGRDPTLPPPQATGHHTMEFFEMCAALITQLAR, encoded by the exons ATGTCGGAAAAGATTCCATCTAATCAACCGCAGCCCATCGTCAAGATAGGCCACTACACACTTGGGCAGACATTGGGCGTTGGAACGTTTGGCAAAGTGAAAA TTGGCGAACATGTATTAACTAATCACAAAGTGGCTGTAAAGATCCTGAATCGTCAGAAGATCAAGAGCCTGGATGTGGTGGGGAAAATTCGAAGGGAGATACAGAATCTTAAGCTATTCAGGCATCCCCATATCATTAAACT GTATCAAGTTATAAGCACACCCACAGATATATTCATGATAATGGAATACGTATCTGGCGGAGAGCTGTTCGACTACATTGTGAAGCACGGCAAGCTTAAAGAATACGAGGCGCGCAGATTCTTCCAGCAAATCATCTCGGGCGTCGACTACTGCCACAGGCACATGATTGTCCACCGTGACTTGAAACCGGAGAATCTCCTGTTAGATCACAATCTACATGTAAAAATAGCAGATTTCG GTTTGTCAAACATGATGATGGACGGAGAATTCTTGCGCACTTCCTGCGGCTCTCCAAACTATGCAGCGCCAGAAGTGATATCGGGTAAACTGTACGCTGGGCCTGAAGTTGATATCTGGTCCTGTGGAATAATTCTGTACGCTCTACTTTGCGGTACTTTGCCATTCGACGATGAACACGTGCCGACGCTCTTTCGGAAAATCAAGT CTGGAATTTTCCCCATTCCTGAGTACCTAAATAAGACCGTTGTTAGTCTTCTGTGTCATATGCTGCAAGTGGATCCCATGAAGAGAGCGACCATCGAAGATatcaa GAAACACGAATGGTTCCAAAAGGATTTACCTACGTATTTATTCCCATCTCCCGTTGAACAAGATTCTTCTGTAATTGATATAGACGCAGTGAATGAAGTCTGCGAGAAGTTTAATGTAAAAGAAGCGGAAGTTCATTCTGCGTTACTAGGTGGAGATCCCCATGATCAATTGGCGATTGCCTATCATCTGATAATTGACAATAAAAGGATCGCAGATGAGGCTGCCAAGGCGGAGCTGAAAGATTTCTACGTGGCCTCTAGCCCGCCTCCTGTCGCTTTCAGCCCGAACGATGCCAACAACAGCCCTCTAAGACCACACCCGGAGAGAATTGGAC CATTGCGAGAGAGACAAAGTTCTCAAGGGAGTACGACGTCCCAGATACAAGGCAATCGTGGTACTCCAGTAAAGCGAGCCAAGTGGCACTTGGGCATCCGATCGCAGTCTAAACCCCAAGATATCATGAACGAAGTTTATCGTGCTATGAAAGCACTCAACTTT GAATGGAAAATTATAAACACCTACAGCGTCAGAGTTCGCCAAAGTAATAATATAACCGATAGGTATAGCAAGATGTCGTTGCAACTGTATCAAGTTGAttataaaagttatttactAGATTTCAAGTCTCTGTCTAGCGAAGAAGGCGAGGAAATAGGGCGAG ATCCTACGCTCCCGCCGCCCCAAGCAACGGGCCACCATACAATGGAATTCTTTGAAATGTGCGCAGCGTTAATCACTCAATTAGCCCGATGA
- the Colt gene encoding carnitine/acylcarnitine carrier protein colt, mitochondrial isoform X1, with protein sequence MSDKESPIKYFLSGGFGGICTVVAGHPLDTIKVRLQTMPVVGPNVVPLYSGTIDCARKTVTKEGIRGLYKGMGAPLCGVAPIFAISFYGFGLGKQLIKKTDDEQLSALKLFYAGAFSGIFTTIIMAPGERIKCLLQIQHADAKPKYKGPVDCVKQLYREGGIRSIFKGTCATLLRDIPASGMYFMTYECLKRWMTPEGEKLGILPTILAGGSAGIANWIVGVPPDVLKSRLQSAPEGTFKRGIRDVFIDLMKNEGPRALYKGCAPVMLRAFPANAACFLGFELAMNFLNIVLPNI encoded by the exons ATGTCAGATAAAGAGAGCCCTATTAAATATTTCTTGAGCGGAGGCTTCGGCGGAATTTGCACCGTAGTTGCAGGACATCCCCTGGATACAATAAAA GTCCGCCTCCAAACTATGCCTGTGGTAGGTCCAAATGTAGTACCTTTATACAGTGGAACGATAGACTGTGCTAGAAAGACTGTAACGAAGGAAGGAATACGTGGTTTATACAAAG GTATGGGCGCACCTTTGTGCGGGGTGGCTCCAATATTTGCTATAAGCTTTTATGGCTTCGGTCTTGGCAAGCAGTTGATTAAAAAAACTGACGACGAACAGCTAAGCGCTTTAAAATTATTCTACGCCGGCGCGTTCAGCGGTATATTTACAACGATTATAATGGCGCCTGGCGAGAGAATAAAATGCCTTCTGCAGATACAGCACGCTGACGCGAAGCCGAAGTATAAGGGACCCGTCGACTGCGTGAAGCAACTTTACAGGGAGGGAGGAATAAGAAGTATTTTCAAAGGTACCTGTGCTACGCTTTTGAGAG ATATTCCTGCCAGTGGAATGTATTTCATGACGTACGAATGTCTAAAAAGGTGGATGACCCCCGAGGGAGAGAAGCTCGGAATTCTTCCTACAATTTTAGCTGGCGGCAGCGCTGGCATTGCAAATTGGATCGTCGGAGTGCCACCTGATGTGTTAAAGAGTCGTCTACAAAGTG CTCCAGAGGGTACTTTCAAGCGTGGAATTCGAGACGTATTCATAGACTTAATGAAGAACGAGGGACCGAGGGCTTTGTACAAAGGATGCGCACCTGTGATGCTCCGCGCGTTCCCAGCAAACGCTGCGTGTTTCCTAGGATTTGAACTTGCTATGAATTTCTTGAACATTGTCTTGCCCAACATATAA
- the Colt gene encoding carnitine/acylcarnitine carrier protein colt, mitochondrial isoform X2: MPVVGPNVVPLYSGTIDCARKTVTKEGIRGLYKGMGAPLCGVAPIFAISFYGFGLGKQLIKKTDDEQLSALKLFYAGAFSGIFTTIIMAPGERIKCLLQIQHADAKPKYKGPVDCVKQLYREGGIRSIFKGTCATLLRDIPASGMYFMTYECLKRWMTPEGEKLGILPTILAGGSAGIANWIVGVPPDVLKSRLQSAPEGTFKRGIRDVFIDLMKNEGPRALYKGCAPVMLRAFPANAACFLGFELAMNFLNIVLPNI; encoded by the exons ATGCCTGTGGTAGGTCCAAATGTAGTACCTTTATACAGTGGAACGATAGACTGTGCTAGAAAGACTGTAACGAAGGAAGGAATACGTGGTTTATACAAAG GTATGGGCGCACCTTTGTGCGGGGTGGCTCCAATATTTGCTATAAGCTTTTATGGCTTCGGTCTTGGCAAGCAGTTGATTAAAAAAACTGACGACGAACAGCTAAGCGCTTTAAAATTATTCTACGCCGGCGCGTTCAGCGGTATATTTACAACGATTATAATGGCGCCTGGCGAGAGAATAAAATGCCTTCTGCAGATACAGCACGCTGACGCGAAGCCGAAGTATAAGGGACCCGTCGACTGCGTGAAGCAACTTTACAGGGAGGGAGGAATAAGAAGTATTTTCAAAGGTACCTGTGCTACGCTTTTGAGAG ATATTCCTGCCAGTGGAATGTATTTCATGACGTACGAATGTCTAAAAAGGTGGATGACCCCCGAGGGAGAGAAGCTCGGAATTCTTCCTACAATTTTAGCTGGCGGCAGCGCTGGCATTGCAAATTGGATCGTCGGAGTGCCACCTGATGTGTTAAAGAGTCGTCTACAAAGTG CTCCAGAGGGTACTTTCAAGCGTGGAATTCGAGACGTATTCATAGACTTAATGAAGAACGAGGGACCGAGGGCTTTGTACAAAGGATGCGCACCTGTGATGCTCCGCGCGTTCCCAGCAAACGCTGCGTGTTTCCTAGGATTTGAACTTGCTATGAATTTCTTGAACATTGTCTTGCCCAACATATAA